The following proteins are co-located in the Microvirga ossetica genome:
- the xrtT gene encoding exosortase T, whose product MLSLSPTSWSRLALLSGAAILAWHPILWLVRTWTDPSYASDGAFAALGVAALSLWSLSSPRVARHQPHRAVVLCLGGTALVRLASEALGINVLGAMTLAVDVGALAAWAGLSQRRRAVSPLWLGMLFLFALPVERILQRTVGYLLQSISAEGACGLLALADDSVSCAGIRILMNGCEALVDLPCSGARSLMVMLALFITCAGLARPGLARAMLGLGITLASALIANIVRIAVLACGIAYPEAVGLDVMAAPWHDGIGLVALMVGSAPILIWSCAVPARSVIEPGPCRIGILRSTDQSVSLAGSALFLACAFAVMVVPTHPMDVAAQDLPLELPARLGMFPARSEALTVQETEYFTRYGGSAARAAYGTSTLTMVRTPAPLRHLHAPDECLRGVGHSVRHMGTRFDPIPTATYRADAPDGSAWRVEVTFISSRNERAASVGEAVWLWLKTPGTAWTMIQRITSWNEPDADFENAVIRALDLKSAPALSVAALSLSRSAKGE is encoded by the coding sequence ATGTTGTCCCTCTCCCCCACATCCTGGTCCCGTCTGGCCCTTCTCTCCGGTGCAGCCATCCTGGCCTGGCATCCCATCCTCTGGCTCGTGCGCACCTGGACCGATCCGAGCTACGCCTCGGACGGAGCATTCGCCGCCCTGGGCGTTGCGGCGCTCAGTCTCTGGAGTCTGTCGAGCCCGCGCGTAGCAAGGCACCAACCCCACCGGGCCGTCGTCCTGTGCCTCGGCGGCACGGCTCTCGTGCGGCTGGCCTCGGAGGCTCTCGGCATCAATGTACTCGGTGCCATGACCCTTGCGGTGGATGTGGGTGCTCTCGCGGCATGGGCGGGCCTCTCGCAGCGCCGGCGCGCGGTCTCTCCTCTGTGGCTCGGCATGCTGTTCCTATTCGCTCTCCCCGTGGAGCGCATCCTGCAGCGCACGGTGGGCTATCTGCTGCAATCGATCTCGGCGGAAGGCGCTTGCGGGCTTCTTGCGCTGGCGGACGACTCTGTCTCCTGCGCCGGCATCCGCATTCTCATGAACGGATGCGAGGCGCTGGTGGATCTTCCCTGCTCGGGAGCCAGAAGCCTCATGGTTATGCTGGCCCTGTTCATCACATGCGCGGGCCTAGCCAGGCCCGGATTGGCGCGGGCGATGCTGGGTCTCGGCATCACCCTCGCCTCCGCCCTGATCGCCAACATCGTTCGCATCGCGGTCCTTGCTTGCGGCATTGCCTATCCCGAGGCCGTAGGCCTCGACGTTATGGCTGCTCCCTGGCACGATGGGATTGGACTCGTGGCGCTGATGGTGGGTTCCGCTCCCATCCTCATCTGGTCCTGCGCTGTTCCTGCACGGTCTGTGATCGAGCCCGGCCCTTGCCGGATCGGCATCCTTCGCTCCACCGATCAATCGGTTTCCCTTGCCGGCTCCGCGCTGTTCCTGGCCTGCGCCTTCGCCGTCATGGTCGTGCCGACCCACCCCATGGATGTGGCGGCGCAGGATCTGCCCCTGGAGCTTCCTGCCCGCCTCGGTATGTTTCCCGCACGATCGGAAGCGCTGACGGTCCAGGAGACCGAGTATTTCACGCGCTATGGCGGAAGCGCCGCGCGCGCGGCCTATGGCACCAGCACGCTGACGATGGTGCGCACCCCGGCACCCTTGCGCCATCTTCACGCGCCCGACGAGTGCCTGCGAGGCGTCGGCCACTCAGTCCGCCACATGGGCACCCGCTTCGATCCGATTCCGACCGCTACCTACCGCGCCGATGCTCCCGACGGCAGCGCTTGGCGCGTGGAGGTGACCTTCATCTCGTCCCGCAACGAGCGCGCCGCCAGCGTCGGCGAAGCAGTATGGCTCTGGCTCAAGACCCCAGGCACCGCCTGGACCATGATTCAGCGCATCACGTCCTGGAACGAGCCCGATGCGGATTTTGAAAATGCCGTCATCCGCGCTCTCGACCTGAAATCCGCGCCGGCCCTGTCGGTCGCCGCTCTTTCCCTATCTCGCTCTGCCAAAGGAGAATAA
- a CDS encoding sensor histidine kinase, whose product MTFRWRKPRIRTALLAANLSLLLLPLIGVWFLRLYESALVRQTEAELIAQAATIGAAYKTEWLRAAVAQPREGGGVFDNLPRVSVLESPAEGYWRPRFAVLDLASDPVLPVPPPADPSTVPADPAAVTAGERMQPVLPDVQRITLAGLRLLDARGIVVATSGGDRGMSLSNQFEVTEALAGRPVSSLRARVRQGNEPVSLTSISRGSQVRVFLALPVIEHGWLLGAVLLSRTPVSIEQALYGKRWHLTGLALVLLTAGAGMALFTGYTVSRPIRTVTEQAKAVAAGERVIMPRTRRSAIREADELWMSITSMAGILEQRADFIRAFAAEVSHEFKTPLAAIRGAVEIIRDHADIMTPDERDHFLANIGADVERLDRLVRQLLNLARAEAPKPVVLEDLDMEKVVRAAAAPFQAAGLTVHIDPSPERVMTRIAPEALDAALSNLLDNIRQHAGEGAHGRISWSVEGAAHQIRLQVSDNGRGVSAGNADRVFDRFFTTARSTGGTGLGLSIVQSQLEAYGATIRLIPNQPGTSFLITLPLAT is encoded by the coding sequence ATGACTTTCCGGTGGCGCAAACCGCGCATTCGCACGGCACTCCTGGCGGCCAACCTCTCCCTCCTGCTTCTGCCGCTGATAGGTGTGTGGTTTCTGCGCTTGTATGAGAGCGCTCTCGTGCGGCAGACGGAGGCTGAACTGATCGCCCAAGCTGCCACTATCGGCGCGGCGTACAAGACCGAATGGCTACGGGCAGCCGTGGCGCAGCCGAGAGAGGGAGGAGGCGTCTTCGACAATCTGCCCAGGGTTTCGGTTCTCGAAAGCCCCGCGGAGGGTTATTGGAGACCGCGCTTTGCCGTGCTCGATCTTGCAAGCGATCCGGTTCTCCCGGTTCCTCCGCCTGCCGACCCGAGCACCGTACCGGCCGATCCCGCCGCCGTCACGGCGGGAGAGCGAATGCAGCCTGTGCTCCCGGATGTGCAGCGCATCACCCTCGCAGGCCTACGTTTGCTGGATGCGCGCGGCATCGTGGTAGCCACGAGCGGTGGAGACCGCGGCATGTCCTTGAGCAATCAGTTCGAGGTGACGGAGGCGCTCGCGGGGCGGCCGGTCTCCAGTCTGCGCGCTCGGGTGCGGCAGGGGAACGAGCCGGTCAGCCTCACCTCCATCAGCCGCGGCTCGCAGGTGAGGGTGTTTCTTGCGCTTCCCGTGATCGAGCATGGGTGGCTTCTGGGAGCCGTTCTGTTGTCCAGAACGCCCGTCAGCATCGAACAGGCGCTCTATGGCAAGCGCTGGCACCTGACGGGTCTCGCCCTTGTGCTTCTCACGGCGGGAGCTGGGATGGCGCTGTTCACAGGCTATACGGTGAGCCGTCCGATCCGGACTGTGACGGAGCAGGCCAAAGCGGTGGCGGCGGGGGAACGTGTCATCATGCCGAGGACGCGGCGCAGTGCCATCCGCGAGGCGGACGAGCTCTGGATGTCCATCACGTCCATGGCCGGGATATTGGAGCAGCGTGCCGATTTCATCCGCGCTTTCGCAGCCGAGGTTAGCCACGAATTTAAGACGCCCTTAGCTGCCATTCGGGGGGCAGTGGAGATCATTCGCGATCACGCCGACATCATGACCCCGGATGAGCGCGACCATTTCCTCGCCAATATTGGCGCAGACGTAGAGCGTCTTGACCGCCTGGTGCGCCAGCTTCTCAATCTGGCGCGAGCCGAGGCACCCAAGCCAGTCGTGCTGGAGGATCTCGACATGGAGAAGGTCGTGCGTGCAGCCGCAGCCCCCTTCCAGGCCGCCGGCCTGACGGTTCACATTGATCCGTCTCCCGAGAGGGTGATGACCCGGATTGCGCCCGAGGCGCTTGATGCAGCCTTGTCCAACCTCCTCGACAACATTCGCCAGCATGCGGGAGAAGGGGCGCATGGCCGGATTTCATGGAGTGTCGAAGGGGCCGCTCACCAAATCAGACTGCAGGTATCCGACAATGGAAGAGGCGTCTCCGCAGGCAATGCGGATCGGGTGTTCGACCGCTTCTTTACTACGGCCCGGAGCACGGGTGGCACCGGCCTGGGCCTATCCATAGTGCAAAGCCAGCTTGAAGCCTACGGCGCGACGATCAGGCTCATACCGAACCAGCCGGGCACCAGCTTCCTGATCACTCTTCCGCTTGCGACGTAG
- a CDS encoding IS91 family transposase, with protein MARPGLEVADIFRDHGPAWRRANAGHVSLGQLKVMSAIENCRTAALGGHVARCADCTYTTIAYNSCRNRHCPKCQGAAARDWLAQREAELLPVPYFPVVFTLPAALAALAFPNKAVIYDLLFKAAAETTLTIAADPKHLGARIGLTAVLHTWGSAMTHHPHVHMIVPGGGLSPDGTRWIACRPNFFLPVRILSKLFRRLILEKLATAYAAGQLRFFGDHADLTGPKAFAAFLARLRKIRWFVYAKRPFAGPEAVLAYLARYTHRVAISNSRLIRADDSGVTFTWKDYRVEGRARCKTMTLAVDEFIRRFLLHVLPRGFHRIRHYGLFAHGSRAANLTRARALLGAREPCATVTADPTGATAPPCLTQPCPCCGGRMIIIERFARGSSPIHRPSSPSAVIRVDTS; from the coding sequence TTGGCCCGTCCAGGGCTGGAGGTCGCGGACATCTTCCGCGACCATGGACCGGCGTGGCGCCGCGCCAATGCCGGGCATGTGAGCCTTGGCCAGCTCAAGGTGATGAGCGCAATCGAGAACTGCCGCACGGCGGCTCTCGGCGGGCACGTCGCGCGCTGCGCAGACTGCACGTACACGACCATCGCCTATAACTCCTGCCGCAATCGTCATTGCCCCAAGTGTCAGGGCGCGGCGGCCCGGGACTGGCTCGCACAGCGCGAAGCCGAACTGCTGCCCGTGCCCTACTTCCCCGTGGTGTTCACACTGCCAGCCGCTCTCGCCGCTCTCGCCTTTCCCAACAAGGCCGTGATCTACGATCTCCTGTTCAAGGCCGCGGCCGAGACGACCCTTACCATCGCGGCCGATCCCAAGCATCTCGGGGCGCGGATCGGCCTCACCGCCGTGCTGCACACCTGGGGCTCGGCGATGACGCATCACCCGCACGTGCACATGATCGTGCCGGGCGGTGGGCTGTCCCCTGACGGCACGCGATGGATCGCATGCCGGCCGAACTTCTTCCTGCCCGTGCGGATCCTTTCAAAGCTGTTCCGGCGGCTGATCCTGGAGAAGCTCGCCACGGCCTATGCGGCCGGGCAACTGCGGTTCTTCGGCGACCACGCGGATCTGACCGGTCCCAAAGCGTTCGCAGCTTTCCTGGCTCGTCTGCGCAAGATCAGGTGGTTCGTCTATGCCAAGCGGCCGTTTGCCGGACCGGAGGCCGTTCTGGCCTACCTCGCCCGCTACACGCACCGGGTTGCGATCTCGAACAGCCGGCTGATCCGCGCCGACGACAGCGGCGTGACGTTCACCTGGAAGGACTATCGGGTTGAGGGTCGCGCCCGCTGCAAGACGATGACGCTGGCTGTCGACGAGTTCATCCGCCGCTTCCTGCTTCACGTGCTCCCGCGCGGCTTCCATCGCATCCGGCATTATGGCCTCTTCGCTCACGGCTCACGCGCCGCCAACCTGACGCGAGCCCGCGCGCTGCTTGGTGCGCGTGAGCCCTGTGCAACGGTGACCGCAGACCCGACTGGCGCCACAGCTCCACCATGCCTGACGCAGCCCTGTCCCTGCTGCGGCGGGCGCATGATCATCATCGAGCGGTTCGCGCGCGGGTCTTCGCCAATACACCGGCCATCGTCCCCGAGTGCTGTGATCCGGGTCGACACCTCATGA
- a CDS encoding VIT and vWA domain-containing protein, protein MRAIPHASLLMLLALAPAAAQAPNLDRLGGTVIAQSEGTPLHLPSLKTEYDAEVQGDIAAVTVTQRFVNPGMKPLNATYQFPLPDDAAVNGMRMEIGEEVIEAVIQRKDDARQTFEAAKREGRNAALLTQHRPNVFTQDIANLMPGQTVTVKLHYVQAIARVDGDYELVMPLVVGPRYEPQQKQGEIAHRKTDLQSSQARPPADDTISGQWSFGSMPAYPTQTVTGLTLPSTIDADRVSIRISLAAGMPIASLKSSTHAIAQQSLAPDEAVVRLAEGRTVDNRDFVLRYTLAGARTQASLMTHRDGHGGTFSLLLEPPALPAPDDIAPRELVFLLDCSGSMNGLPMEASKSFMLAALQKLRAKDSFRIIRFSDQATQFSEIPLPATSANIRAGAAFVRSLNGEGGTEMSAGIRQALAAPPVPGLRRIVVFLTDGYIGNEAEILNLIGGKIGDARLYAFGVGTGVNRYLLNEIGRVGAGFTRYMDPTETTAEVVSELIKRIDAPVLTDISIDWGKLSVDAVTPERLPDLFAGDSLRIMGSFKEAKAGLITVRGRVNGRPAELPIDLSFEESSRNSTALPVMWARAQIAQHMAALIAPTNLRGKGESNDELQGKVTKLGLDYALMTQWTSFVAVSRHVANMQEMAADASVPVPQVLGVPPSAYGLTSTLNAAPVYPGSSTPEPETLVGFAAVAALGWFLRRRWGSQGSSLTQG, encoded by the coding sequence ATGCGAGCCATTCCTCATGCGTCCCTTCTCATGCTGCTTGCACTCGCGCCCGCCGCGGCGCAAGCTCCGAACCTCGATCGTCTCGGCGGCACCGTTATCGCGCAATCCGAGGGAACGCCGCTTCACCTGCCTTCTCTCAAAACCGAATACGATGCCGAGGTGCAAGGCGATATCGCGGCTGTCACTGTCACGCAGCGTTTCGTCAATCCAGGCATGAAGCCTCTGAACGCCACCTATCAGTTCCCGCTACCGGACGATGCGGCCGTGAATGGCATGCGCATGGAGATCGGCGAAGAAGTGATCGAGGCCGTCATCCAGAGGAAAGACGACGCTCGCCAGACTTTCGAGGCTGCTAAGCGCGAAGGGCGCAATGCGGCTCTTTTGACCCAGCATAGGCCAAATGTATTCACCCAGGATATCGCCAATCTCATGCCGGGCCAAACCGTCACGGTGAAGCTGCATTATGTTCAAGCCATTGCGCGCGTGGATGGCGACTATGAGCTGGTGATGCCCCTCGTGGTCGGCCCTCGCTACGAGCCTCAGCAGAAGCAAGGCGAAATAGCGCACAGAAAGACCGATCTACAATCGTCTCAAGCACGGCCTCCTGCCGATGACACGATTTCCGGCCAATGGTCCTTCGGCTCGATGCCTGCTTATCCGACACAAACCGTGACGGGCCTAACCTTGCCTTCCACCATCGATGCAGACCGGGTCAGCATTCGGATCAGCCTCGCCGCCGGCATGCCGATCGCAAGTCTCAAGAGCAGCACTCATGCCATCGCGCAGCAATCTCTCGCTCCTGATGAAGCCGTCGTTCGCCTCGCGGAGGGACGCACGGTGGACAATCGCGATTTCGTGCTGCGCTACACCCTCGCAGGAGCCCGCACGCAGGCCTCGCTAATGACTCATCGGGATGGACACGGAGGAACCTTCAGCCTGCTCCTCGAGCCGCCCGCCCTTCCGGCACCGGACGATATTGCGCCGCGCGAACTCGTATTCCTTCTCGACTGCTCGGGCTCTATGAATGGGCTGCCGATGGAAGCAAGCAAATCTTTCATGCTGGCAGCGCTTCAGAAACTGCGCGCGAAGGACAGCTTCCGCATCATCCGGTTCAGCGACCAGGCGACCCAGTTCAGCGAGATTCCCCTGCCGGCCACTTCCGCCAACATTCGTGCGGGCGCTGCTTTCGTCCGTTCGCTGAACGGCGAGGGCGGCACCGAGATGTCGGCAGGCATCCGCCAGGCTTTGGCCGCTCCGCCCGTGCCAGGCCTGCGCCGTATCGTGGTCTTCCTCACCGACGGCTATATCGGCAACGAAGCGGAGATTTTGAACTTGATCGGCGGCAAGATCGGCGATGCGCGCCTCTATGCCTTCGGTGTCGGCACAGGCGTCAACCGGTATTTGCTCAACGAGATCGGCCGCGTCGGCGCAGGCTTCACCCGCTACATGGATCCGACAGAGACCACGGCAGAAGTTGTCTCGGAACTGATCAAGCGCATTGATGCACCGGTGCTTACCGACATCAGCATCGATTGGGGCAAGCTGTCGGTGGACGCCGTCACGCCGGAACGGCTTCCGGATCTCTTCGCCGGAGACAGCTTGCGCATCATGGGAAGTTTCAAGGAGGCCAAGGCCGGTCTCATCACCGTGCGCGGTCGTGTCAATGGCCGCCCTGCGGAACTGCCCATCGACCTCAGCTTCGAGGAAAGCTCGCGCAATAGCACGGCCTTGCCCGTCATGTGGGCAAGGGCACAGATTGCACAGCATATGGCTGCTCTCATCGCGCCAACGAATCTGCGCGGAAAGGGCGAGAGCAACGACGAGCTGCAGGGGAAAGTGACGAAGCTCGGTCTCGACTATGCATTGATGACCCAATGGACGTCATTCGTTGCCGTCTCGCGGCACGTGGCGAACATGCAGGAAATGGCAGCCGATGCCTCGGTTCCGGTGCCGCAGGTGCTCGGCGTGCCGCCCTCGGCCTATGGTCTCACGAGCACGCTCAATGCAGCCCCGGTCTATCCGGGAAGCAGCACGCCCGAGCCGGAAACACTCGTGGGCTTCGCCGCCGTCGCTGCCCTAGGATGGTTCCTGAGACGCCGCTGGGGTTCGCAAGGGTCAAGCTTGACACAAGGCTAA
- a CDS encoding tyrosine-type recombinase/integrase codes for MSETAISPLRQRMIDDMTVRHFVEKTCTDYIRQVRRFAAFLGRSPETASPEDVRQFQLHLTKSGVTPPSRTAAVAALRFFFTVTLDRIDLARRLTLVHEPRKVPLVLSPAEVARLLEAAPGPKYKAALSAAYGAGLRVSEVVSLKVCDIDSQRMLIRIEQGKGRKDRYAMLSPQLLELLRDWWRIARPLVWLFPGQNPVNPLTTRQLNRAFHAAAQQAGITKRVSPHTLRHSFATHLLEQNIDIRVIQVLLGHAKLETTALYTRVATSTIRAVMSPLDRLTLLRPEHQPPA; via the coding sequence ATGTCCGAGACAGCCATCAGCCCGCTGCGCCAGCGCATGATCGATGACATGACGGTGCGCCATTTCGTCGAGAAGACCTGCACTGATTACATCCGCCAGGTCAGACGCTTCGCGGCCTTCCTCGGCCGCTCGCCGGAGACCGCCTCGCCTGAGGATGTGCGGCAGTTCCAGTTGCACCTGACCAAAAGCGGCGTGACCCCACCCAGCCGCACCGCGGCGGTCGCGGCCCTGCGCTTCTTCTTCACCGTCACCCTCGATCGGATCGATCTGGCTCGGCGTCTCACCTTGGTCCACGAGCCGCGCAAAGTACCCCTCGTCCTGAGCCCGGCGGAAGTGGCTCGCCTTCTCGAGGCGGCCCCGGGCCCCAAGTACAAGGCAGCTCTGAGCGCGGCCTATGGCGCTGGGCTGCGGGTGTCGGAAGTCGTGTCGCTCAAGGTCTGCGATATCGACTCTCAGCGCATGCTCATCCGCATCGAGCAGGGCAAGGGCCGCAAGGATCGCTATGCGATGCTCTCCCCGCAATTGCTCGAACTCTTGCGCGACTGGTGGCGGATCGCGCGGCCCCTGGTCTGGCTCTTTCCCGGCCAGAACCCGGTCAACCCGCTCACCACGCGCCAGCTCAACCGCGCCTTCCATGCGGCCGCGCAGCAGGCCGGGATCACCAAGCGCGTGAGCCCGCACACGCTCAGGCATAGCTTCGCCACGCATCTGCTGGAACAGAACATCGACATTCGCGTGATCCAGGTCCTGCTCGGGCATGCCAAACTCGAGACCACTGCGCTCTACACCCGTGTCGCCACCTCCACGATCCGCGCCGTCATGAGCCCACTCGATCGGCTTACCCTGCTGAGACCGGAGCATCAGCCGCCCGCGTAA
- a CDS encoding calcium-binding protein — translation MATFYGDDWPNLIDGTTRRDIIYGFGSDDDLYGFSGNDDIYGGWGYDIILGENGNDYLNGGDGPDDIYGGSGNDSLVGGYGFDFLFGESGNDRLSGGANYDNLYGGSGRDSLSGGSSDDLLEGGSGRDRLSGGTGDDAFVFTRGSSGITSASADTITDWSAAADWIGMRIAGTSANYREASTTSTSIEAAASQAEATFTSGSISHVFLYNSTTDTGYLLSDLDNDNRFETGVVLTGAGSAADMNYRFIIGTWWI, via the coding sequence ATGGCGACCTTCTATGGCGATGACTGGCCCAATCTCATCGATGGCACTACCCGCCGGGATATCATCTACGGCTTCGGCAGCGATGACGATCTCTACGGCTTCAGCGGCAACGACGATATCTATGGCGGCTGGGGCTATGACATCATTCTCGGCGAGAATGGCAACGACTACCTGAACGGCGGCGACGGGCCCGACGACATCTACGGCGGGTCGGGCAACGACAGCCTCGTCGGCGGCTACGGCTTCGATTTCCTCTTCGGCGAAAGCGGGAACGACCGTCTCTCGGGTGGAGCGAACTATGACAACCTGTATGGGGGGTCGGGCAGGGATAGCCTCTCCGGCGGATCGAGCGACGATTTGCTCGAAGGCGGCTCCGGGCGCGATCGGCTCAGCGGAGGAACCGGCGACGACGCCTTCGTCTTCACGAGAGGTTCTTCGGGCATCACGAGCGCGAGCGCAGACACAATCACCGACTGGAGTGCTGCCGCCGACTGGATCGGCATGAGGATCGCAGGAACATCCGCCAACTACAGGGAAGCCAGCACGACTTCCACGTCCATTGAGGCTGCTGCGTCCCAGGCCGAGGCGACTTTCACCAGCGGCAGCATCTCGCACGTCTTCCTGTACAACTCAACCACGGACACAGGATATCTTCTTTCCGATCTCGACAACGACAACCGCTTCGAAACCGGGGTCGTTCTCACCGGCGCCGGCAGCGCCGCCGACATGAACTACCGGTTCATCATCGGGACCTGGTGGATCTGA
- a CDS encoding response regulator transcription factor — protein MSTILVVDDDPHIRQVVCFALDKNGFSTVEASDGLMALEVAQRERPDLVVLDVAMPEMDGTEVCRRIRKTYDTPVIFLSSKDDEVDRIVGLEIGADDYVTKPFSPRELVARVKAVLRRQQGALKSVEPSASPATGMVRGLLRLDEERFEAHWDGRHLALTVTEFAVLRALAEHPARMFTRDMLMNVAYPDRRIVSDRTIDSHIRHLRAKLLALGAEPIETVHGLGYRFSDRQARQET, from the coding sequence ATGTCCACCATTCTCGTCGTCGACGACGATCCCCACATCCGCCAAGTGGTCTGCTTTGCGTTGGACAAGAACGGGTTTTCGACTGTGGAGGCCAGCGATGGGCTCATGGCGCTCGAGGTCGCTCAGCGGGAAAGGCCGGATCTCGTGGTTCTGGACGTGGCCATGCCGGAGATGGATGGGACGGAAGTCTGCCGCCGCATCCGGAAGACGTACGACACGCCGGTGATCTTTCTGTCGTCGAAGGATGATGAGGTCGATCGCATCGTCGGGCTTGAGATCGGCGCCGACGATTACGTGACCAAACCGTTCAGTCCCCGGGAACTGGTGGCTCGGGTCAAGGCGGTGCTGCGCCGCCAGCAGGGCGCCCTCAAAAGCGTCGAGCCGTCCGCTTCGCCGGCAACCGGCATGGTGCGAGGCCTTCTGCGCCTCGACGAAGAGCGCTTCGAAGCGCATTGGGACGGTCGGCATCTTGCATTGACCGTCACCGAATTCGCCGTGTTGCGCGCCTTGGCCGAACATCCGGCCCGGATGTTCACCCGGGATATGCTCATGAATGTGGCCTATCCCGATCGGCGCATCGTCAGCGACCGCACCATCGACAGCCATATCCGCCATCTTCGGGCGAAGCTTCTCGCCTTGGGCGCGGAGCCCATAGAGACCGTGCACGGTCTCGGTTATCGCTTCTCCGACAGACAAGCGAGACAGGAGACATGA